A part of Clostridium novyi genomic DNA contains:
- a CDS encoding transketolase, with protein MTKDILELKQVAKQIRKDIVQMLTESGSGHPGGSLSSVEILTALYFKEMNVNPEDAKNSDRDRFVLSKGHAAPVLYSALARRGFFNPEELMNLRKFGSMLQGHPNMKYVPGVDMSTGSLGQGISTAVGMAMAGKLDNKNYRVYSVLGDGELAEGQVWEASMAAAHYKLDNLTAFIDYNGLQIDGKTSDVMGSDPLDAKFEAFGWHVITIDGNDLEEVIKAIEEAKNTKGKPTMILAKTVKGKGVSFMENVASWHGTTPSKEQCEQALEEIGGEE; from the coding sequence ATGACAAAAGATATTCTTGAGCTAAAGCAAGTTGCTAAGCAAATCAGAAAAGATATTGTACAAATGCTTACAGAATCAGGCTCTGGGCATCCAGGTGGATCACTTTCAAGTGTTGAAATATTAACAGCTTTATATTTCAAAGAAATGAACGTAAATCCAGAGGATGCAAAAAATTCAGACAGAGATAGATTCGTATTGTCAAAGGGTCATGCAGCACCAGTTTTGTATAGTGCTCTAGCAAGAAGAGGATTTTTTAATCCAGAAGAATTAATGAATTTAAGAAAATTTGGATCAATGCTTCAAGGACATCCTAACATGAAGTATGTTCCAGGGGTAGATATGTCTACTGGATCATTAGGTCAAGGTATTTCTACAGCAGTAGGAATGGCTATGGCAGGAAAATTAGATAATAAAAATTATAGAGTATATTCAGTACTTGGAGATGGAGAATTAGCAGAAGGTCAAGTGTGGGAAGCATCAATGGCAGCAGCTCATTATAAATTAGATAATTTAACTGCGTTTATTGACTATAATGGACTACAAATAGATGGAAAAACAAGCGATGTTATGGGTAGTGATCCTTTAGATGCAAAATTTGAAGCTTTTGGATGGCATGTTATAACTATAGATGGAAATGATTTAGAAGAAGTTATAAAGGCAATTGAAGAAGCTAAAAATACAAAAGGAAAACCAACTATGATTCTTGCTAAAACAGTAAAAGGAAAAGGCGTATCATTTATGGAAAACGTGGCTAGTTGGCATGGAACAACTCCTAGTAAGGAACAATGCGAGCAAGCATTAGAGGAAATTGGAGGTGAAGAATAA
- the ftsX gene encoding permease-like cell division protein FtsX translates to MKISTIKYFSMDSLISLRRNKTLSIASIITVSLTLFMFGIFLLTMLNANQLLKNLESKLEVSVFLKENISAAEKQKVASSVKNIQGVAGIKYITKTEALKKLNNQLGEENKDLMKGLEKQNPLPESFIIRVNDSSIIKSVVSKTKGIKSVEKVVANEDLVNQISKITKGVKWVGGVALLIMIPICLFLIGNTIKLAVYARRREVNIMKFVGATDWFIRWPFIIEGVIIGVIGALISSGLLYYVYRAVYLKLTSIIMLLNILTPRYFAMNVVWIFIISGIVIGGIGSILSIRKFLKV, encoded by the coding sequence ATGAAGATTAGTACAATAAAGTATTTTTCTATGGATTCCTTAATAAGCTTAAGAAGAAACAAGACACTTAGTATAGCTTCAATAATTACTGTTTCCTTAACATTATTTATGTTTGGAATATTTCTTTTAACTATGTTAAATGCAAATCAGCTTTTAAAGAATTTGGAATCTAAATTAGAGGTTTCAGTATTTTTAAAAGAGAATATTTCAGCGGCAGAAAAACAAAAGGTAGCTAGTTCTGTTAAAAATATACAAGGTGTAGCAGGAATAAAATACATAACAAAAACAGAAGCACTTAAAAAATTGAATAATCAATTAGGAGAAGAAAACAAAGACTTAATGAAAGGTCTAGAGAAGCAAAATCCTCTTCCAGAATCTTTTATTATAAGAGTAAATGATTCATCAATTATTAAGAGTGTAGTATCAAAAACAAAGGGAATTAAATCTGTAGAAAAGGTAGTAGCAAATGAGGACTTAGTAAATCAAATTTCTAAAATAACTAAGGGAGTAAAATGGGTTGGTGGTGTAGCATTACTTATAATGATACCTATTTGTTTATTCCTTATAGGAAATACAATAAAACTTGCTGTATATGCAAGAAGAAGAGAAGTAAATATAATGAAATTTGTAGGGGCTACTGATTGGTTTATAAGATGGCCATTTATAATAGAAGGAGTAATTATAGGTGTAATAGGTGCTTTAATATCTAGTGGATTACTATATTATGTATATAGAGCAGTTTATCTTAAACTTACAAGTATAATAATGTTACTAAATATATTAACTCCGAGATACTTTGCCATGAATGTTGTATGGATATTTATTATATCAGGAATTGTAATAGGTGGAATTGGAAGTATATTATCCATTAGGAAATTCTTAAAAGTTTAA
- a CDS encoding type II toxin-antitoxin system PemK/MazF family toxin, with translation MTIVVKRGDIFYADLSPVVGSEQGGIRPVLIIQNNIGNKYSPTVIISAITSQINKAKLPTHVEISSEEYGLNKDSVVLLEQIRTLDKKRLKEKIGHMSDKDMRKVDEALLISVGL, from the coding sequence ATGACAATTGTAGTAAAAAGAGGAGATATATTTTATGCTGATCTAAGCCCAGTTGTGGGTTCAGAACAAGGAGGAATAAGACCAGTACTTATTATACAGAATAACATTGGAAATAAGTATAGTCCTACAGTAATAATATCTGCCATCACATCTCAAATAAATAAGGCAAAACTTCCGACTCATGTTGAAATCTCTTCAGAAGAATATGGATTAAATAAAGATTCGGTTGTTTTGTTAGAGCAGATTAGGACTTTAGATAAAAAAAGATTAAAAGAAAAAATTGGACATATGTCTGATAAAGATATGCGAAAAGTAGACGAGGCATTATTAATAAGTGTTGGTTTATAA
- a CDS encoding YitT family protein, whose protein sequence is MKENFKKNIKEYTIITLGYVILAIAIKFFLAPNKIANGGITGVAIIVNYFIPKLSVGLLMVILNGALFILAFSAIDGEFGARTVYASMGLSILLSILDKFIPPTVAATDDLLLATLFGTLITGLGMGMIFNENASTGGTDIFAKMLTKFKNIDIGKALLIVDLIIALVSGFIFSAEVGMYGILSVILMGVIIDLVIEGLNACKSIIIISSKKDIIDKYIMEELKRGCTLIQGKGAYSGDDRQILFTVLDRKQFIKLKNYIKEIDPSAFIIVSEAHEVLGEGFKNIID, encoded by the coding sequence ATGAAAGAAAATTTTAAGAAAAATATTAAAGAATACACTATTATAACATTAGGATATGTAATATTGGCTATAGCTATAAAATTTTTTTTAGCACCAAATAAGATTGCAAATGGTGGTATAACTGGTGTAGCTATTATAGTAAATTATTTTATTCCTAAGTTAAGTGTAGGTTTATTAATGGTTATATTAAATGGAGCATTATTTATACTAGCATTTTCAGCAATAGATGGTGAATTTGGGGCTAGAACAGTATATGCTTCAATGGGATTATCTATTTTACTATCTATTTTAGATAAATTTATCCCTCCAACTGTTGCGGCTACTGATGACTTGCTTTTAGCTACTTTATTTGGAACACTTATTACTGGTTTAGGAATGGGTATGATTTTTAATGAAAATGCATCAACTGGTGGTACAGATATTTTTGCTAAAATGCTTACTAAATTTAAAAATATAGATATTGGTAAAGCTCTTCTTATTGTAGATCTTATAATAGCATTAGTTTCAGGATTTATATTTTCAGCTGAAGTAGGTATGTATGGAATATTATCAGTTATTTTGATGGGAGTTATTATAGATTTAGTTATAGAAGGATTAAATGCATGCAAATCAATAATTATTATAAGTTCAAAAAAAGATATAATTGACAAGTATATTATGGAAGAATTGAAGAGAGGATGTACTTTAATACAAGGAAAAGGTGCATATAGTGGAGATGATAGACAAATACTATTTACTGTTTTAGATAGAAAGCAGTTTATAAAATTAAAAAATTATATAAAAGAAATAGATCCTAGTGCATTTATAATAGTAAGTGAAGCACATGAAGTTTTAGGGGAAGGCTTTAAGAATATAATTGATTGA
- the ftsE gene encoding cell division ATP-binding protein FtsE, translated as MIEFKNTTKIYDNNIFALSNINLDIDRGEFVFLVGSSGAGKSTFIKLLYKEVDPTTGRIIVNGQDVTQITRKQVPYYRRKIGMVFQDFRLIPTLNVYENVAFAMRVVETPYREIKKRVPQVLSMVGLSHKFKCFPHELSGGEQQRVALARAIVNNPSVLIADEPTGNLDPETSLEIVKILNDINHAGTTIIMATHDKGIVDSMKKRVIAIEKGIIVRDEQRGRYGYED; from the coding sequence ATGATAGAGTTTAAAAATACGACTAAAATATACGATAATAATATTTTTGCGCTTTCCAATATAAATTTAGACATTGATAGAGGAGAATTTGTTTTCCTTGTAGGTTCAAGTGGAGCCGGAAAATCCACTTTTATTAAATTATTATACAAAGAAGTAGATCCTACCACAGGAAGAATAATAGTAAACGGACAAGATGTAACTCAAATTACAAGAAAACAAGTTCCTTATTATAGAAGAAAAATAGGAATGGTATTTCAAGATTTTAGATTAATACCTACTTTAAATGTTTATGAAAATGTTGCTTTTGCTATGAGAGTTGTAGAAACACCTTATAGAGAAATTAAAAAAAGAGTTCCACAAGTATTATCTATGGTAGGATTATCACATAAGTTTAAATGCTTTCCACATGAATTATCAGGAGGAGAGCAACAAAGGGTAGCACTTGCAAGAGCCATAGTAAATAATCCTTCTGTACTTATTGCTGATGAACCTACGGGTAACTTAGATCCAGAAACATCACTTGAAATTGTAAAAATATTAAATGATATAAACCATGCTGGGACAACCATTATTATGGCAACTCATGATAAGGGAATTGTAGATAGTATGAAAAAAAGGGTTATAGCTATCGAAAAGGGTATAATAGTAAGAGATGAACAGAGAGGTAGATACGGATATGAAGATTAG
- a CDS encoding germination lipoprotein GerS-related protein gives MKKKIMLFALGILLILGGILIFRNKDNKEINPNDAIDYLKNLNSYSCDVNLHIKNSKQEIEKKCKQFYNKKFGHRLDIDDKRILLYKENDITVRDLNNNKQYKLDKNFDDVYKLSFIEEYIGLLYTNQDIESSFKTIKDREYQLINLTIPGNNRNLNKAILYVNLENNNPEKIAIYDIKGKEMLSFLYKNFIPNAEISEEVFKK, from the coding sequence ATGAAGAAAAAAATTATGCTATTTGCCCTTGGTATTTTGCTTATATTAGGTGGCATCTTGATTTTTAGAAATAAAGATAATAAGGAGATAAATCCTAATGATGCAATTGATTATTTAAAAAATTTAAACAGTTATAGTTGTGATGTAAATCTACATATAAAAAATAGTAAACAAGAGATAGAAAAGAAGTGCAAACAGTTCTATAATAAAAAATTTGGTCATAGATTAGATATAGATGACAAAAGAATTCTTTTATATAAAGAAAATGATATAACTGTAAGGGATTTAAATAATAATAAACAGTATAAGTTAGACAAAAATTTTGATGATGTATACAAGTTAAGTTTTATAGAGGAATATATAGGATTATTGTATACAAATCAAGATATAGAAAGTTCTTTTAAGACAATAAAAGATAGAGAATATCAGTTAATTAACCTTACTATACCTGGAAACAATAGAAACTTAAATAAAGCTATATTATATGTAAATCTTGAAAATAATAATCCTGAAAAAATAGCTATTTATGATATTAAAGGAAAAGAAATGTTGAGTTTTTTATATAAAAATTTTATTCCTAATGCAGAAATATCAGAAGAAGTATTTAAAAAATAA
- the alr gene encoding alanine racemase translates to MFKHLRPVWAEINLDNLASNMKEIKKISSSKKIIGIVKADAYGHGALDVAPTLIENGATGLAVAVINEGVELRRSGIECPIMVLGFTAPTLIDTLLRHDIEQTVFSLEYAKQLSEVAEKMHKKIKIHIAVDTGMGRIGFLTNKESVQDVKKISKLPNVEIKGIFTHFSTADESNKEYTYYQLKKFNEFYDELKKENVNIETRHIANSAAIMELSETQFEGVRPGIILYGYYPSDEVDKSKLKLKPVMELKTNIVHIKKISSGQYISYGRKFKTERESIIATLPVGYADGYTRLLFNKAKVIINGQFAPIIGRICMDQCMVDITDIKGDVKLGDEVILMGQENGIKIDADDIASMLGTINYEVVCMISKRVPRVYIKNGEVVKVRNYI, encoded by the coding sequence GTGTTTAAGCATTTAAGACCAGTTTGGGCAGAAATTAATTTAGATAATCTTGCTTCTAATATGAAGGAGATAAAAAAAATATCAAGTAGTAAAAAAATAATAGGTATAGTAAAAGCCGACGCATATGGACATGGTGCATTAGATGTAGCTCCTACGCTTATAGAAAATGGAGCTACAGGACTTGCAGTAGCAGTAATTAATGAGGGGGTAGAACTAAGACGAAGTGGTATTGAATGTCCTATAATGGTTTTAGGATTTACTGCACCTACTCTAATTGATACCTTACTTAGACATGATATTGAGCAGACTGTGTTTTCCTTAGAGTATGCTAAGCAGTTGTCAGAAGTAGCTGAAAAAATGCATAAAAAAATTAAAATTCATATAGCAGTTGATACAGGTATGGGAAGAATAGGATTCTTAACTAATAAAGAAAGTGTACAGGATGTAAAGAAAATAAGTAAGTTACCTAATGTGGAGATAAAAGGTATATTTACACACTTTTCTACAGCAGATGAATCTAATAAAGAGTACACATACTATCAATTAAAGAAATTTAATGAGTTCTATGATGAACTAAAGAAAGAAAATGTAAATATAGAAACTAGGCATATAGCCAATAGTGCCGCAATAATGGAATTATCAGAAACTCAATTTGAAGGGGTAAGGCCAGGAATAATTTTATATGGTTATTATCCATCAGATGAAGTTGATAAATCTAAATTGAAGTTAAAACCGGTAATGGAGCTTAAAACTAATATAGTCCACATAAAAAAAATATCTTCTGGGCAGTATATAAGTTATGGAAGAAAGTTCAAAACAGAAAGAGAAAGTATAATTGCAACATTACCAGTAGGATATGCAGATGGATATACTAGGCTATTATTTAATAAGGCCAAGGTAATAATAAACGGACAATTTGCCCCGATAATAGGTAGAATATGTATGGATCAATGCATGGTTGATATTACTGATATAAAAGGTGATGTTAAATTAGGAGACGAAGTAATATTAATGGGACAAGAGAATGGAATTAAAATTGATGCAGATGATATTGCAAGTATGCTAGGTACTATAAATTATGAAGTCGTTTGTATGATTAGTAAAAGAGTTCCAAGGGTGTACATAAAAAATGGAGAAGTGGTTAAGGTTAGAAATTATATATAG
- a CDS encoding S41 family peptidase produces the protein MEQRDGKDSKRGLKNSSNRRMWWLILALILILTNFITYILGTRLPIKGTRRISERTYEEIMKFEKLFIVKSNLDRFYDGKVNEKDLIDGAVKGMTDSLKDPYTVYMNEKEYKDFSTQTGGNYVGVGIQIGIKNDKVVVVSTFEDSPAKKAGILTKDVIEKVDGERVIAKEYDKAVNKMKGKKGSYVTLTITREGKGTFDVKIKREEIILTSSKGEMLSNNIGYVQISVFDEHTFDQFKNAVNNLKKSGMKGMILDLRQNPGGWLTQAVDITSQFIPKNKVLVSTEDKYKNKEEYKSKGGDLIGMPLVVLIDGGTASASEVFSGAIRDYGIGTLIGENSFGKGIVQSVLYERKFGFGDGTALKVTTSKYYTPKGENIHHKGIKPDIEIKYPEELLKKPYDRKNDPQFNKALEVITQKIK, from the coding sequence TTGGAACAAAGGGATGGAAAAGATAGTAAAAGAGGGTTGAAAAATAGCAGCAATAGACGTATGTGGTGGCTAATACTAGCCCTTATTTTAATTTTAACTAATTTTATAACGTATATTTTAGGAACTAGACTTCCTATTAAAGGAACTAGAAGAATTAGTGAAAGAACTTATGAAGAAATAATGAAGTTTGAAAAGTTATTTATAGTTAAGAGTAATCTAGATAGGTTTTATGATGGCAAAGTCAATGAAAAAGATTTGATTGATGGAGCTGTTAAGGGAATGACAGACAGTTTGAAAGATCCATATACAGTTTATATGAATGAAAAGGAATATAAAGATTTTAGTACTCAAACTGGAGGAAATTATGTAGGAGTTGGTATTCAGATAGGAATAAAAAATGATAAAGTAGTGGTAGTTTCTACTTTTGAGGATTCACCAGCTAAAAAGGCAGGAATACTTACAAAGGATGTAATAGAAAAGGTTGATGGAGAAAGAGTAATTGCAAAAGAATATGATAAAGCTGTAAATAAAATGAAGGGCAAAAAAGGTTCTTATGTTACGCTGACTATAACTAGAGAAGGAAAAGGAACTTTTGATGTAAAAATTAAAAGAGAAGAAATAATACTTACTTCTTCTAAGGGAGAAATGCTTAGTAATAATATAGGATATGTTCAAATAAGTGTTTTTGATGAACATACATTTGATCAGTTTAAGAATGCTGTTAATAATTTAAAGAAAAGTGGAATGAAAGGTATGATACTAGATTTAAGACAAAATCCAGGTGGATGGTTAACGCAAGCAGTTGATATTACATCACAGTTCATTCCTAAGAATAAAGTTCTAGTATCTACAGAAGATAAGTATAAAAACAAAGAGGAATATAAATCAAAAGGTGGAGATTTAATAGGAATGCCTCTTGTGGTATTAATAGATGGTGGAACAGCTAGTGCTTCAGAAGTTTTTTCAGGAGCAATAAGAGATTATGGTATAGGAACTTTAATTGGAGAAAATTCTTTTGGAAAAGGAATAGTTCAGAGTGTTCTTTATGAAAGAAAATTTGGGTTTGGTGATGGGACTGCATTAAAAGTTACTACATCAAAATACTATACACCTAAAGGAGAAAACATACACCATAAAGGAATCAAACCTGATATAGAAATAAAGTATCCAGAAGAATTATTAAAGAAACCTTATGATAGAAAAAATGATCCTCAATTTAATAAAGCTTTAGAAGTAATTACACAAAAAATTAAGTAG
- a CDS encoding transketolase family protein, with protein sequence MGNKMATREAYGKALAKLGMENPNVVVFDADLSKSTKTSEFKNVCPERHFNMGIAEANMMAVAAGFSTCGKIPFASTFAIFAAGRAFEQIRNTICYPNLNVKVCATHAGITVGEDGASHQSVEDISLMRSIPNMTVINPSDAVETEAVIRAIAEYNGPCYVRLGRAAVETINDNAEYKFEIGKGITLREGKDVTIIATGIMVEAALEAYNMLAEEGIKAKVINIHTIKPIDTELITKAAQETGVIVTAEEHSVIGGLGSAVCEVVSETHPVPVMRVGIKDVFGESGKPNELLKAYGLTAEDIVKAVKKGISLK encoded by the coding sequence ATGGGAAATAAGATGGCTACAAGAGAAGCTTATGGAAAGGCTTTGGCAAAATTAGGAATGGAAAATCCTAATGTTGTTGTTTTTGATGCCGATTTATCTAAATCAACAAAAACTTCTGAATTTAAAAATGTTTGTCCAGAAAGACACTTTAATATGGGTATTGCAGAAGCAAATATGATGGCTGTTGCTGCTGGATTTTCAACTTGTGGTAAAATCCCATTTGCTAGTACATTTGCTATATTTGCAGCAGGAAGAGCTTTTGAACAAATAAGAAATACTATTTGTTATCCAAATCTAAATGTAAAGGTATGCGCAACTCATGCTGGTATAACAGTTGGTGAAGATGGTGCTTCACACCAATCTGTAGAGGATATTTCACTTATGAGAAGTATTCCTAATATGACAGTTATAAATCCAAGTGATGCAGTTGAAACAGAAGCTGTTATAAGAGCAATAGCTGAATATAATGGACCTTGTTATGTAAGACTTGGAAGAGCTGCTGTGGAAACTATTAATGATAATGCTGAGTATAAATTTGAAATAGGAAAAGGCATAACATTAAGAGAAGGAAAAGATGTTACTATTATAGCTACAGGAATAATGGTAGAAGCTGCCCTTGAAGCATATAATATGTTAGCAGAAGAAGGAATTAAAGCTAAGGTTATCAACATACATACAATAAAACCTATTGATACTGAGTTAATAACAAAAGCTGCTCAAGAAACAGGAGTAATAGTTACAGCTGAAGAACATAGTGTAATAGGTGGTCTTGGTTCTGCTGTATGCGAAGTTGTATCAGAAACTCACCCTGTTCCAGTAATGAGAGTTGGAATTAAGGACGTATTTGGTGAAAGTGGTAAACCAAATGAATTATTAAAGGCATATGGTTTAACAGCAGAAGATATAGTTAAAGCTGTAAAAAAAGGAATATCACTTAAATAA